Proteins co-encoded in one Prescottella sp. R16 genomic window:
- a CDS encoding HAD-IIA family hydrolase — translation MDMDGVLVHEEHIIPGADDFLAELQEAGTPFIVLTNNSIRTPRDLRARLLRSGLDIPEKSIWTSALATATFLKNQRPGGSAYVVGESGLTTALHEIGYVLTDNDPDYVVLGETRTYSFEAITTAIRLVERGARFIATNPDATGPSREGSLPATGSVAALITRATGREPYYVGKPNPLMMRSALRAIGAHSENTLMIGDRMDTDVVSGLEAGLQTILVLTGISTRQTVETFPYRPTLVLDSVADLVGRTADPFG, via the coding sequence ATGGACATGGACGGGGTTCTCGTCCACGAAGAACACATCATTCCCGGCGCCGACGACTTCCTCGCCGAGCTGCAGGAAGCCGGCACGCCCTTCATCGTGCTGACCAACAACTCGATCCGGACACCCCGTGATCTACGGGCGCGTCTGCTGCGCAGCGGACTCGACATCCCGGAGAAGTCGATCTGGACCTCCGCGCTGGCGACGGCGACGTTCCTGAAGAACCAGCGCCCCGGCGGGAGCGCCTACGTGGTGGGCGAATCCGGTCTCACCACCGCCCTGCACGAGATCGGTTACGTCCTCACCGACAACGACCCCGACTACGTCGTGCTCGGCGAGACCCGCACCTACTCGTTCGAGGCGATCACCACCGCGATCCGGCTCGTCGAACGCGGCGCCCGGTTCATCGCCACCAACCCCGACGCCACCGGCCCGTCCCGTGAAGGTTCGCTTCCGGCAACCGGTTCGGTGGCCGCACTCATCACGCGTGCGACGGGCCGCGAGCCGTACTACGTGGGCAAACCGAATCCGCTGATGATGCGCTCGGCGCTGCGCGCGATCGGGGCACACTCGGAGAACACGCTCATGATCGGGGACCGGATGGACACCGACGTCGTGTCCGGTCTCGAGGCCGGCCTGCAGACCATCCTGGTGCTCACCGGTATCTCCACCCGGCAGACCGTCGAGACGTTCCCCTACCGTCCGACGCTGGTGCTCGACTCGGTCGCCGATCTGGTGGGACGCACCGCCGACCCGTTCGGGTGA
- a CDS encoding MBL fold metallo-hydrolase, producing MEVVLLGTGAADGWPNPFCDCDSCRTTMARGQVRAQTAALVDDILLLDCGPEVPRSAVRAGRSLSRVRHLLLTHAHPDHVGPMALLMRSWVSVAPLDVVGPPEALDLCREWVAPDAAVRWIPVAAGDVVDLDGYRIRVLGAAHRVQRDGDCVLYEVAADTRKLLWATDTGPLPESTMDVVSGAAYDAVFLEETFGDLVEHAGDHLDLRTFPQALAALRNVGAITGRTDVVAVHLGHHNPVDLPDRLRPFGARIVDDGTVVPVGAGVPVGAHPNGSAVRPTRSATESSTSVGR from the coding sequence ATGGAGGTCGTGCTGCTCGGGACCGGTGCCGCCGACGGCTGGCCCAACCCGTTCTGCGATTGCGACTCGTGCCGGACCACGATGGCGCGCGGGCAGGTCCGCGCCCAGACCGCGGCCCTCGTCGACGACATCCTGCTCCTCGACTGCGGGCCCGAGGTGCCCAGGTCCGCGGTGCGGGCCGGACGATCCCTGTCCCGGGTGCGGCACCTGCTGCTCACCCACGCCCACCCCGACCACGTGGGGCCGATGGCGCTGCTGATGCGCTCGTGGGTGAGCGTCGCACCGCTCGACGTCGTCGGCCCACCCGAGGCACTCGACCTGTGCCGGGAGTGGGTGGCGCCCGACGCCGCGGTTCGCTGGATCCCGGTCGCGGCCGGTGACGTCGTCGACCTCGACGGCTACCGGATCCGGGTGCTCGGCGCCGCCCACCGGGTGCAGCGCGACGGCGACTGTGTGCTGTACGAGGTGGCGGCGGATACTCGGAAACTGTTGTGGGCCACGGATACCGGGCCTCTCCCCGAGTCGACCATGGACGTGGTGTCCGGCGCCGCCTACGACGCCGTGTTCCTCGAGGAAACGTTCGGCGACCTCGTCGAGCACGCCGGCGACCACCTCGACCTGCGCACCTTCCCGCAGGCGCTCGCGGCACTGCGCAACGTCGGTGCGATCACCGGCCGCACCGACGTCGTCGCCGTGCACCTCGGCCACCACAATCCCGTCGATCTACCGGATCGGTTGCGGCCGTTCGGTGCCCGCATCGTCGACGACGGCACGGTGGTACCGGTCGGTGCGGGGGTGCCGGTGGGGGCTCACCCGAACGGGTCGGCGGTGCGTCCCACCAGATCGGCGACCGAGTCGAGCACCAGCGTCGGACGGTAG
- a CDS encoding ABC transporter ATP-binding protein encodes MITSAGLRVERGRAVVLDGVDLTVTAGEWVAVVGPNGAGKTTLLHALAGLVPSTGTVTVDGHDPARTSRRTMARSVALMAQRPIVPDGVSVRELILLGRTPHVPRFGTETAADLSIVDDLLDRLDLRELASRPATELSGGELQRVVLARSLAQQPRVLLLDEPTSALDIGHQQQVLDLVRSLQEADGLTVVAAMHDLTLAGQYGRRIVMLSGGAVVADGTPADVLTAERIAAVYGARVEVLDRPGGPVVLPIVGV; translated from the coding sequence GTGATCACCTCGGCGGGCCTGCGGGTCGAGCGGGGGCGGGCGGTCGTCCTGGACGGCGTCGATCTCACGGTGACGGCGGGGGAGTGGGTGGCGGTCGTCGGGCCCAACGGCGCCGGCAAGACCACCCTGTTGCACGCCCTGGCGGGGCTGGTGCCGTCGACCGGGACGGTCACCGTCGACGGGCACGACCCGGCCCGGACGTCGCGTCGGACGATGGCCCGGTCGGTGGCGTTGATGGCGCAGCGGCCGATCGTCCCCGACGGGGTGAGCGTGCGCGAACTGATCCTGCTCGGCCGCACCCCGCACGTGCCCCGGTTCGGCACCGAGACGGCGGCCGATCTGTCGATCGTCGACGACCTCCTCGACCGGCTCGACCTGCGGGAGTTGGCGTCGCGGCCGGCCACCGAACTGTCCGGCGGCGAACTGCAGCGGGTGGTGCTGGCCCGGTCCCTCGCACAGCAGCCGCGGGTCCTGCTGCTCGACGAACCGACCAGCGCCCTCGACATCGGCCACCAGCAGCAGGTGCTCGATCTCGTGCGCTCCCTGCAGGAGGCCGACGGGTTGACGGTGGTCGCGGCGATGCACGATCTCACCCTCGCGGGCCAGTACGGCCGCCGGATCGTGATGCTCTCGGGCGGCGCGGTCGTCGCGGACGGCACCCCGGCCGACGTGCTCACCGCGGAGCGGATCGCCGCCGTGTACGGGGCGCGGGTGGAGGTCCTGGACCGGCCGGGCGGGCCCGTGGTGCTGCCGATCGTGGGTGTCTGA
- a CDS encoding iron ABC transporter permease encodes MTTTRRAVVVGAAVILLLAALAVGITVGPAGLTTRGVFLDLLDAVPGIDVDSGLTSQQHAILWKIRLPRVVLGAVVGAMLALAGAAYQGVFRNPLADPFLLGVSSGAGLGATAAIVSGAAMGTFGIPAAAFVGGVLAVTVTYLLGRGVGGVRSEVVIILAGVAVAAFANAAQTFLQQRHDETLRQVYSWLLGRLATDGWTQVVMVLPYVVVATVVIALHRRMLDVMAVGDTEAASLGVHPTRVRLTLVAAATLGTAAVVSVSGLIGFVGIVVPHMIRLVVGPGHRLLLPLSLLLGAAFLVVADVLARTLTAPAELPIGVVTAAIGAPFFLLVLRRARAVS; translated from the coding sequence GTGACGACCACCCGCCGGGCCGTCGTCGTCGGTGCCGCCGTGATCCTGCTGCTGGCGGCACTGGCCGTCGGGATCACGGTGGGCCCGGCCGGGCTGACGACCCGCGGGGTGTTCCTCGACCTCCTGGACGCGGTGCCCGGCATCGACGTCGACTCGGGGCTGACGTCCCAGCAGCACGCGATCCTGTGGAAGATCCGGTTGCCGCGGGTGGTGCTCGGTGCTGTGGTCGGGGCGATGCTCGCCCTCGCCGGTGCCGCCTACCAGGGGGTGTTCCGCAACCCGCTCGCCGACCCGTTCCTGCTCGGTGTCTCGAGCGGTGCCGGGCTCGGCGCCACCGCGGCGATCGTGTCGGGGGCCGCGATGGGCACGTTCGGGATTCCCGCGGCCGCGTTCGTCGGCGGCGTCCTCGCGGTCACCGTCACCTATCTGCTCGGCCGCGGTGTCGGCGGGGTCCGCAGCGAGGTCGTCATCATCCTCGCCGGTGTCGCGGTCGCGGCGTTCGCGAACGCCGCCCAGACGTTCCTGCAGCAGCGGCACGACGAGACCCTGCGGCAGGTGTATTCGTGGCTGCTCGGCCGGCTCGCCACCGACGGCTGGACGCAGGTCGTGATGGTGCTGCCGTACGTGGTGGTTGCGACCGTCGTGATCGCCCTGCACCGGCGGATGCTCGACGTGATGGCCGTCGGCGACACCGAGGCCGCATCCCTCGGTGTGCACCCCACCCGGGTGCGGTTGACGCTGGTGGCGGCCGCGACCCTCGGCACCGCCGCGGTGGTGTCGGTCAGCGGGCTCATCGGGTTCGTGGGCATCGTGGTGCCGCACATGATCCGGCTCGTCGTCGGCCCCGGACACCGGCTGCTGCTGCCGCTGTCGCTGCTGCTGGGGGCCGCGTTCCTGGTGGTGGCCGACGTCCTCGCCCGCACCCTCACCGCGCCGGCCGAACTGCCGATCGGTGTCGTGACCGCCGCGATCGGGGCGCCGTTCTTCCTGCTGGTGCTGCGCCGCGCCCGGGCGGTCTCGTGA
- a CDS encoding ABC transporter substrate-binding protein — MRWSAVAGAAAAVVALVSGCTTATDSDAGTERPEAIVSLSPSLTETLWAVGAGDQVIAVDALSDYPAGVPTTDLSGFSPNVEAVLGHNPDLVVASDDIGGLVSGLQAAGVPTLLLPAAKTLDDVYEQVEQVGAATGHADEADELATRMRSEIDAAVAAAPDREQPLRYFHEVDDTLYTITGNTFLGEIYRLFGLESIADGSADTYPQLSPEFVVAANPDLIFLADGEYGVTAATVAARPGWAGMRAVEDGRIHTLDEDLASRWGPRVVDLVHAVAAAVAAQPAPAR, encoded by the coding sequence ATGCGGTGGTCGGCGGTCGCGGGTGCGGCCGCCGCTGTCGTCGCGCTCGTCTCCGGCTGCACGACAGCCACCGACTCCGATGCCGGCACCGAGCGTCCCGAGGCGATCGTCTCGCTCAGCCCGTCGCTGACCGAGACACTGTGGGCGGTCGGGGCCGGCGATCAGGTGATCGCCGTCGACGCGCTGTCCGACTACCCGGCCGGTGTCCCCACCACCGACCTGTCCGGGTTCTCCCCGAACGTGGAGGCGGTACTCGGCCACAATCCGGATCTGGTGGTCGCATCCGACGACATCGGCGGGCTGGTCTCCGGACTGCAGGCCGCCGGCGTCCCGACGCTGCTGCTGCCCGCCGCGAAGACCCTCGACGACGTGTACGAGCAGGTCGAGCAGGTCGGGGCCGCGACGGGGCACGCCGACGAGGCCGACGAACTCGCCACCCGCATGCGCAGTGAGATCGACGCCGCCGTCGCCGCCGCCCCGGACCGGGAACAGCCGCTGCGGTACTTCCACGAGGTGGACGACACCCTGTACACGATCACCGGGAACACGTTCCTCGGCGAGATCTACCGGCTGTTCGGCCTCGAGAGCATCGCCGACGGATCCGCCGACACCTATCCGCAGCTGTCCCCGGAGTTCGTGGTGGCCGCGAACCCGGACCTGATCTTCCTGGCCGACGGCGAGTACGGCGTCACCGCGGCCACCGTCGCGGCGCGGCCCGGCTGGGCCGGGATGCGGGCGGTCGAGGACGGCCGGATCCACACTCTCGACGAGGATCTGGCGAGCCGCTGGGGGCCGCGGGTGGTGGACCTGGTCCACGCCGTCGCGGCCGCCGTCGCGGCACAGCCCGCCCCGGCGAGGTGA
- a CDS encoding O-succinylhomoserine sulfhydrylase: protein MSAIPQGGSFRKTLPDTVRPATIGVRAGILRSGFEETSEAIFLNSGFVYESAEAAEQAFTGEVDHFVYSRYGNPTVTMFEERLRALDGAEAAYATASGMSAVFTALAALLGKGDRLVAARSLFGSCFVVCNEILPRWGVETVFVDGEDLDQWEQALSVPTTAVFFETPSNPMQTLVDVRRVSEMAHAAGATVVLDNVFATPLLQRSLDLGADVVVYSGTKHIDGQGRVLGGAILGSREYIDGPVKNLIRHTGPSLSPFNAHTLLKGLETMALRVERSVDTALRIARFLEADPAVSWVKYPYLESHPQYALATSQMSGGGTVVTFELASADGEGKKRAFELLNKLRIVDISNNLGDAKTLITHPATTTHRAMGPEGRAAIGLSDGVVRLSVGLEDPEDLLEDVAQALR from the coding sequence GTGAGCGCCATCCCGCAGGGCGGATCCTTCCGCAAGACCCTGCCCGACACCGTCCGTCCGGCCACCATCGGAGTGCGGGCCGGCATCCTGCGGTCCGGTTTCGAGGAGACGTCCGAGGCGATCTTCCTCAACTCGGGTTTCGTGTACGAGTCCGCGGAGGCCGCCGAGCAGGCGTTCACCGGTGAGGTCGACCACTTCGTCTACTCCCGGTACGGCAACCCGACCGTCACGATGTTCGAGGAGCGGCTGCGCGCCCTCGACGGCGCCGAGGCCGCCTACGCCACCGCGTCCGGCATGTCCGCGGTGTTCACGGCACTCGCCGCGCTGCTCGGCAAGGGCGACCGCCTGGTCGCGGCCCGCAGCCTGTTCGGGTCGTGCTTCGTGGTGTGCAACGAGATCCTGCCCCGCTGGGGTGTGGAGACGGTGTTCGTCGACGGCGAGGACCTCGACCAGTGGGAGCAGGCGCTGTCGGTGCCGACCACGGCCGTGTTCTTCGAGACGCCGTCGAACCCGATGCAGACCCTCGTCGACGTGCGACGTGTCTCGGAGATGGCGCACGCCGCCGGCGCGACCGTCGTCCTCGACAACGTGTTCGCGACGCCGCTGCTGCAGCGCAGCCTCGACCTCGGCGCCGACGTCGTCGTGTACTCGGGCACCAAGCACATCGACGGCCAGGGCCGGGTCCTCGGCGGCGCGATCCTCGGCAGCCGGGAGTACATCGACGGCCCGGTCAAGAACCTCATCCGGCACACCGGCCCGTCGCTGAGCCCGTTCAACGCGCACACCCTGCTCAAGGGGCTCGAGACGATGGCGCTGCGGGTGGAGCGGTCGGTGGACACCGCGCTGCGGATCGCCCGGTTCCTCGAGGCGGACCCGGCCGTGAGCTGGGTGAAGTACCCGTACCTCGAATCGCATCCGCAGTACGCGCTGGCGACGTCGCAGATGAGTGGCGGTGGCACCGTCGTCACGTTCGAGCTGGCGTCGGCCGACGGAGAAGGCAAGAAGCGGGCGTTCGAGCTGTTGAACAAACTGCGCATCGTCGACATCTCGAACAATCTCGGCGACGCCAAGACCCTCATCACGCATCCGGCGACGACGACACATCGCGCGATGGGGCCGGAGGGCCGCGCCGCGATCGGGTTGTCCGACGGCGTCGTCCGGTTGTCGGTCGGCCTCGAGGACCCCGAGGACCTGCTCGAGGACGTGGCGCAGGCACTGCGCTGA
- a CDS encoding rhodanese-like domain-containing protein, with translation MSYAGDMTPQQAWELLRENPEAVLVDVRTDAEWRYVGVPDTSSIDRRTVLVEWVSYPTGARNTSFVDQLVGSGIVADGAHPVVFLCRSGQRSIAAAEAATAAGIGPSYNVLDGFEGGLDTDGHRGATGWRALGLPWRQS, from the coding sequence GTGAGCTACGCAGGTGACATGACGCCGCAGCAAGCCTGGGAGCTGCTGCGGGAGAATCCGGAAGCCGTGCTCGTCGATGTGCGTACCGATGCGGAATGGCGATACGTCGGTGTGCCCGATACGTCGTCGATCGACCGTCGGACCGTGCTCGTCGAATGGGTGAGCTACCCCACGGGCGCCCGTAACACGTCCTTCGTCGACCAGTTGGTCGGCTCCGGGATCGTGGCGGACGGTGCACACCCCGTCGTCTTCCTGTGTCGCTCCGGTCAACGGTCCATCGCCGCGGCCGAGGCGGCCACCGCCGCCGGAATCGGGCCGTCGTACAACGTGCTCGACGGTTTCGAGGGCGGACTCGACACCGACGGACATCGCGGCGCGACCGGCTGGCGCGCCCTCGGACTCCCGTGGAGGCAATCGTGA
- a CDS encoding FAD-dependent oxidoreductase, whose protein sequence is MTDQTRPLRVAIVGAGPAGIYAADALMKSDTEVSIDLFERMPAPFGLIRYGVAPDHPRIKGIITALHKVLDKDAVRLLGNIDYGTDITLEDLRRFYDAVIFSTGANADRALNIPGIDLDGSYGAADFVSWYDGHPDVPRDWPLDAEKVAVLGVGNVALDIARVLAKTGDELLPTEIPANVYEGLKNNKAVEVHVFGRRGPAQAKFTPLELRELDHSPTIEVIVDPEDIDYDEGSEIARRSSKQVDMVANTLQDWAIRDQGDRPHKLFLHFFESPHEVLGEDGKVVGLRTERTELDGTGNVRGTGKFNDWDVTAVYRAVGYLSQNIPSIPFDDQAGTVPNEAGRVIGDDTADGASRFIPATYVTGWIKRGPVGLIGHTKGDANETIACLLEDAPTFAGAAEPNTDAVIEFLEGKGIPFTTWQGWYRLDAHERSLGEPEGRERIKVVEREDMLRASEPHKA, encoded by the coding sequence ATGACTGACCAGACTCGTCCACTGCGCGTCGCCATCGTCGGCGCCGGCCCTGCCGGTATCTACGCTGCCGATGCGCTCATGAAGTCCGACACCGAGGTGAGCATCGATCTGTTCGAGCGGATGCCGGCCCCGTTCGGCCTGATCCGGTACGGCGTCGCCCCCGACCACCCGCGCATCAAGGGCATCATCACCGCCCTACACAAGGTGCTCGACAAGGACGCCGTCCGCCTCCTCGGCAACATCGACTACGGCACCGACATCACCCTCGAAGACCTGCGCCGCTTCTACGACGCGGTGATCTTCTCCACCGGCGCCAACGCCGACCGTGCGCTGAACATCCCCGGCATCGACCTCGACGGCAGCTACGGTGCCGCAGACTTCGTGTCCTGGTACGACGGCCACCCGGACGTGCCGCGCGACTGGCCGCTCGACGCCGAGAAGGTCGCCGTGCTGGGCGTCGGCAACGTCGCACTCGACATCGCCCGCGTCCTCGCGAAGACCGGTGACGAGCTGCTGCCCACCGAGATCCCCGCCAACGTGTACGAGGGCCTGAAGAACAACAAGGCCGTCGAGGTCCACGTGTTCGGCCGCCGCGGCCCCGCACAGGCCAAGTTCACGCCCCTCGAGCTGCGCGAACTCGACCACTCCCCCACCATCGAGGTCATCGTCGACCCCGAGGACATCGACTACGACGAGGGCTCCGAGATCGCCCGGCGCAGCTCCAAGCAGGTCGACATGGTCGCCAACACGCTGCAGGACTGGGCCATCCGCGACCAGGGCGACCGCCCGCACAAGCTGTTCCTGCACTTCTTCGAGTCCCCCCACGAGGTCCTCGGCGAGGACGGCAAGGTCGTCGGACTGCGCACCGAGCGCACCGAACTCGACGGCACCGGCAACGTCCGCGGCACCGGCAAGTTCAACGACTGGGACGTGACGGCCGTCTACCGCGCCGTCGGCTACCTGTCACAGAACATCCCGTCCATCCCGTTCGACGACCAGGCCGGCACCGTGCCCAACGAAGCCGGACGCGTCATCGGTGACGACACCGCGGACGGCGCATCGCGCTTCATCCCGGCGACCTACGTCACCGGCTGGATCAAGCGCGGCCCCGTCGGCCTCATCGGCCACACCAAGGGCGACGCCAACGAGACCATCGCGTGCCTGCTCGAGGACGCCCCCACCTTCGCAGGCGCGGCCGAGCCGAACACGGACGCCGTCATCGAGTTCCTCGAAGGCAAGGGCATCCCCTTCACCACCTGGCAGGGCTGGTACCGCCTCGACGCGCACGAGCGTTCCCTCGGCGAGCCCGAGGGCCGCGAACGCATCAAGGTCGTCGAGCGCGAGGACATGCTCCGCGCCAGCGAGCCGCACAAGGCCTGA
- a CDS encoding amidohydrolase — protein sequence MFDAHVHIIDPRFPLVENNGYLPDPFTIEDYRARMAGFGVDGGAVVTASYQGVLGRPQLLAALRELGDGWVGVTHLDPDATDEDILELDRAGVRGVRFNLRRSATDVQILTRQALRAYDLAGWHAEFYVDATLLLSLEPVFAKLPAVSIDHLGMSTRGLRYLLNLVDRGAKVKATGFGRTSIDDVGDAIRQIHAVNPKALMFGTDLPGTRARRAFEAADVDVIADAVGDDLEAVLCTNAREWYRCPA from the coding sequence GTGTTTGACGCGCACGTGCACATCATCGACCCACGGTTTCCGCTGGTGGAGAACAACGGGTATCTGCCGGATCCGTTCACGATCGAGGACTATCGGGCCCGGATGGCGGGGTTCGGCGTGGACGGCGGGGCGGTGGTGACGGCGTCCTATCAGGGGGTGTTGGGGCGGCCGCAGTTGCTGGCGGCGCTGCGGGAGCTCGGGGACGGCTGGGTGGGGGTGACCCATCTCGATCCGGATGCCACGGACGAGGACATTCTGGAGTTGGATCGGGCCGGGGTGCGCGGGGTGCGGTTCAATCTGCGACGCAGCGCCACCGATGTGCAGATCTTGACGCGACAGGCGTTGCGGGCGTACGACCTGGCAGGCTGGCATGCGGAGTTCTACGTGGATGCGACGCTGTTGTTGTCGCTGGAGCCGGTGTTCGCGAAGCTGCCGGCGGTGAGTATCGACCATCTGGGGATGTCGACGCGGGGGCTGCGGTATCTGCTGAATCTGGTGGATCGGGGCGCGAAGGTGAAGGCGACGGGGTTCGGACGCACCAGTATCGACGACGTCGGGGATGCGATCCGGCAGATCCATGCCGTGAACCCGAAGGCTCTGATGTTCGGCACGGATCTGCCGGGGACGCGGGCCCGGCGGGCGTTCGAGGCGGCGGACGTCGACGTCATCGCCGACGCTGTCGGGGACGATCTCGAGGCGGTGTTGTGCACGAATGCCCGCGAGTGGTACCGCTGCCCGGCCTGA
- a CDS encoding GAP family protein — protein MTIDVNAVLLASLVGLALVDSTSIGTLVLPVWMLLAPGRPPVGRIVRYLVAIAGFYLLVGMALLTAARIGLDVGGRMLDSSAAKAVQLAVGAALFALSFRFDSKKRRDRGESSRVVRWRDRALSAGGSGGVTTLALSVGTLELITMVPYLAAIALIVSVGAPAALSIPLLAAYCVVMILPAVALLGLRMLVGQHADGILHNLDEFFTRNADSAVGWAMGIAGFLLAMDAANVLLAL, from the coding sequence GTGACCATTGACGTGAACGCGGTGCTGCTCGCGTCGCTGGTGGGTCTCGCACTCGTGGACAGCACGAGCATCGGAACCCTGGTGCTGCCGGTGTGGATGCTGCTCGCGCCCGGGCGCCCGCCTGTCGGTCGTATCGTCCGCTACCTCGTCGCAATCGCCGGATTCTACCTCCTCGTCGGTATGGCGCTCCTGACTGCGGCGCGGATCGGCCTCGACGTCGGTGGCCGGATGCTGGATTCGTCTGCGGCAAAGGCCGTCCAACTGGCGGTCGGCGCGGCATTGTTCGCACTGAGCTTCCGCTTCGACTCGAAGAAGCGCCGTGACCGTGGCGAGTCGAGTCGGGTCGTCCGCTGGCGGGATCGAGCCCTCTCGGCGGGTGGGTCGGGTGGTGTCACCACGCTGGCTCTCTCGGTTGGAACGCTGGAACTGATCACGATGGTCCCCTATCTCGCCGCCATCGCACTGATCGTCTCCGTGGGAGCGCCCGCCGCACTGTCGATTCCGTTGCTGGCCGCCTACTGCGTGGTAATGATCCTCCCCGCCGTTGCCCTGTTGGGGCTGCGGATGCTGGTTGGGCAGCACGCCGACGGCATCCTGCACAACCTCGACGAGTTCTTCACCCGCAACGCGGACAGCGCCGTGGGATGGGCGATGGGAATCGCAGGTTTTCTACTCGCGATGGACGCCGCGAATGTCCTGCTCGCCTTGTGA